One region of Trachemys scripta elegans isolate TJP31775 chromosome 8, CAS_Tse_1.0, whole genome shotgun sequence genomic DNA includes:
- the LOC117881417 gene encoding zinc finger and SCAN domain-containing protein 22-like has product MAEVDWESDNDTCDTGEEHSDGSSHSSERVGHKSSLQLEVDLDNSQPCSPGCSPAGPSGRQELPVELQCEDEETYETYYQKRGETTAGVFVTSNTNFDLQCEDEDLEFYSSEEPQGGLSEDDEKIILVDAFDEDLESITGEALSYRCKKCGASFQDLGELQEHKQIHLTEHSYQCPICGKEFFRAANLRMHKLIHSSDRPHKCPECDKGFIRTADVWRHLRNVHKIERSKVVLGNGMVRNPWSTLHQNKHGNGDTDQQCSENQKPGEEESKPCICPMCGKGFRKPNLLSKHKVIHRQDKPYKCQECGMAFVQLLRLKRHQQTHSGERPFYCEECGGTFTRLASLQRHQRIHTGEKPYSCAYCGHSFTESGTLRRHERTHKVDKS; this is encoded by the coding sequence ATGGCCGAGGTGGACTGGGAGTCCGATAATGACACTTGTGACACAGGTGAGGAGCATTCAGATGGCTCCAGTCATTCCTCTGAGCGGGTGGGTCACAAATCTAGCCTCCAGCTGGAGGTAGACTTAGACAACTCTCAACCATGCAGTCCTGGTTGTAGCCCTGCTGGACCTTCAGGTAGGCAAGAACTCCCTGTAGAATTGCAGTGTGAAGATGAGGAAACCTATGAGACCTACTACCAGAAGCGAGGCGAGACTACAGCTGGGGTTTTTGTCACCTCCAACACCAACTTTGACCTGCAATGTGAAGATGAGGATCTGGAGTTCTACTCCTCTGAGGAACCTCAGGGAGGATTAAGTGAGGATGATGAAAAGATCATTCTTGTTGATGCTTTTGATGAGGACCTCGAGTCCATCACTGGAGAAGCTTTGTCTTATAGGTGCAAGAAGTGTGGTGCCTCTTTCCAGGATCTGGGTGAATTACAAGAACACAAACAGATCCATCTGACAGAGCATTCATACCAATGTCCCATCTGTGGCAAAGAGTTCTTCCGTGCTGCGAACTTGCGAATGCACAAGCTCATTCATTCAAGTGACAGACCACACAAGTGTCCAGAGTGTGACAAGGGGTTCATCCGCACGGCTGATGTCTGGAGGCACCTACGCAATGTGCACAAGATTGAGCGCTCCAAGGTAGTTTTGGGAAATGGCATGGTTAGGAACCCATGGTCAACATTGCACCAAAACAAGCATGGCAATGGGGACACTGACCAGCAGTGTTCAGAAAATCAAAAGCCTGGGGAGGAAGAGTCTAAACCTTGCATCTGTCCAATGTGTGGCAAAGGTTTCCGTAAACCTAATCTGCTGTCGAAACACAAGGTGATCCATCGACAGGACAAACCATATAAATGTCAAGAATGTGGTATGGCCTTTGTCCAACTACTGAGGTTGAAAAGGCACCAACAGACTCACTCTGGAGAGCGCCCTTTTTATTGTGAGGAGTGTGGAGGCACCTTCACACGACTGGCATCACTACAGCGCCATCAGCGGATCCATACTGGAGAAAAACCCTACTCTTGCGCTTACTGTGGTCATTCCTTCACAGAGTCAGGCACTCTAAGGAGGCATGAGCGCACACATAAAGTGGACAAATCTTAG